The following proteins are co-located in the Pyricularia oryzae 70-15 chromosome 1, whole genome shotgun sequence genome:
- a CDS encoding cytochrome c heme lyase has translation MGWFWSDTPAPPASAPAAPHPSTPAGTPPPGCPMHKKTIDALNPTAAAPNNASPAKATPPSSCPVAHDQAPAQKQQSALSRLNPLNYMFPDLSNAPAPNQTVALPTEREHSTIPRGGGEGNWEYPSPQQMYHALLRKGYTDTDPTAVEAMVACHNFLNEGAWAEIVDWERRFSKGLVRGWQVSRQGEERAPQILRRLERDEGAQPVVPSLVRFQGRPKDMTPKAAFFQVMGWLYPSKFETEPPFDRHDWYVQRDVNGQKKEVRYVIDYYSGPPEPTGEPVFYLDVRPAATPTGAAERLIRWGSDVWWRAAGLEAREQQGRTQ, from the exons atgGGCTGGTTTTGGTCAGACACTCCTGCGCCGCCTGCGTCTGCGCCGGCCGCACCACACCCCAGCACACCCGCTGGAACACCACCA CCCGGCTGCCCGATGCACAAGAAGACGATCGACGCCCTGaacccaacagcagcagcaccaaacAACGCCAGTCCGGCCAAAGCAACACCGCCATCATCATGCCCCGTCGCCCACGACCAGGCCCCGGCACAGAAACAGCAGTCCGCCCTCTCCCGCCTCAACCCGCTCAACTATATGTTCCCTGACCTGTCCAACGCGCCGGCCCCGAACCAAACCGTCGCGCTGCCCACGGAGCGCGAGCATTCCACCATCccgcgcggcggcggcgagggcaaCTGGGAGTACCCGTCGCCGCAGCAAATGTACCACGCCCTGCTCCGAAAGGGCTACACCGACACGGACCCCACCGCCGTCGAGGCCATGGTGGCCTGCCACAACTTCCTCAACGAGGGGGCCTGGGCCGAGATTGTCGACTGGGAGAGGCGCTTCAGCAAGGGTCTGGTCCGCGGCTGGCAGGTCAGCCGGCAGGGCGAGGAGAGGGCTCCGCAGATTCTGCGCAGGCTCGAGAGGGACGAGGGCGCCCAGCCCGTCGTCCCCAGCCTCGTCAGGTTCCAGGGCAGGCCCAAGGACATGACGCCCaaggcggcgtttttccaggtCATGGGCTGGTTGTATCCCTCAAAGTTTGA GACTGAGCCGCCTTTTGATCGCCACGACTGGTACGTCCAGCGAGACGTCAACGGCCAGAAGAAGGAGGTCCGCTACGTCATCGACTACTACTCCGGTCCTCCGGAGCCCACCGGCGAGCCCGTCTTCTACCTCGACGTGCGCCCTGCTGCCACCCCGACCGGCGCGGCGGAGCGCCTCATCAGATGGGGCAGCGACGTCTGGTGGCGTGCCGCTGGCCTTGAGGCCAGGGAGCAGCAAGGCAGGACCCAATAG
- a CDS encoding atypical/ABC1/ABC1-C protein kinase — translation MFLRPLGLRCLAPRVASRPFRSSIIARLHDARGSARTFRCGGHNRSSLPKQPCINAIVGRRAASHHGGGQRNNGQRRVLMSRIGGTGAATLGTAAFVQLSEQENDDAEETGEDRMLAASRDEIAKRLDDDDHGLSRARHGIVLFLDLYVWEPLCTGFRFLHLVCIFVPVIFAVPAIWIGRRLPDKDNERSGTLWWYGFLVQSMELAGPAFIKLGQWAASRSDIFPTEMCETMSRLHSHAPAHSMHATRRIVQAAFDGRPFDEIFDEFDEKPLGVGAIAQVYRAKLKPDLAAPGDVDLAGHDEQTARRKVRKNVETVLKSTPKRVPSTYVAIKVLHPGVERTVRRDLRIMGFFARVLNAIPTIHWLSLPDEVDQFGEMMRLQLDLRIEAANLSLFRKHFRDRSTAWFPFPYTEFTTRNVLVEEFAQGIPLADFLENGGGVFQHDIAAEGLDAFLRMLLLDNFVHADLHPGNIMVRFYQAAQPDLPQMPLKRRSQNEGPPSQPPQNSESQVDVTEQVLSRLRPHKGRENKAAWEEELRKIDDEGFRPQLIFIDTGLVTELNAKNRRNFLDLFRAVAEFDGYRAGVLMCERCRQPDAVLDKEVFALKMQKLVLDVKSSTLALGNVKIGDILQSVLSMVRTHHVRVEGDFVNVVISILLLEGIGRSLNPDLDLLSSSLPILRELSAQSGGQMLKQGDLSMIKFWVGLEARRFLQASIEDVERCVKYDLLSPNV, via the exons ATGTTCTTACGACCCCTGGGCCTTCGGTGCCTTGCTCCCCGTGTCGCTTCCCGACCATTCCGAAGTTCAATAATAGCACGATTACACGATGCACGAGGTTCAGCCCGAACCTTTAGATGCGGCGGTCACAACAGGTCCAGCCTACCGAAACAACCATGTATTAATGCGATAGTAGGAAGGAGGGCAGCGTCGCATCATGGCGGCGGCCAGCGAAACAATGGGCAAAGGAGGGTTCTCATGTCCAGGATAGGCGGCACAGGCGCGGCCACCCTTGGAACCGCGGCTTTCGTTCAGCTGTCTGAGCAAGAAAACGACGATGCAGAGGAGACAGGCGAGGATCGCATGTTGGCCGCATCGCGTGACGAGATTGCCAAGCGcttggacgacgacgatcatGGGCTCTCCCGCGCGCGCCACGGCATCGTACTATTCCTCGACCTGTATGTCTGGGAGCCTTTGTGCACGGGATTTCGCTTCCTGCATCTGGTCTGCATCTTTGTCCCGGTTATATTTGCAGTACCGGCTATCTGGATCGGTCGCAGGCTGCCGGATAAGGATAACGAGAGGAGCGGTACGCTATGGTGGTACGGGTTCCTAGTCCAGAGCATGGAGCTCGCTGGTCCGGCCTTTATCAAGCTGGGTCAGTGGGCCGCATCGAGGTCTGACATATTCCCGACCGAGATGTGCGAGACCATGTCAAGGCTGCACTCGCACGCGCCGGCGCACTCTATGCACGCCACTAGGCGCATCGTCCAGGCCGCGTTCGATGGGAGGCCTTTTGACGAGATATTTGACGAGTTTGACGAGAAGCCGTTGGGTGTCGGGGCCATCGCGCAGGTTTACCGTGCCAAGCTCAAACCGGACCTTGCCGCCCCGGGCGATGTGGATCTGGCCGGCCATGACGAACAGACGGCCAGGCGCAAAGTGCGAAAGAACGTTGAGACGGTGCTGAAGAGCACGCCAAAGCGCGTACCATCAACGTATGTCGCGATCAAAGTGTTGCACCCGGGCGTGGAACGAACGGTGCGGCGCGACCTGCGCATCATGGGGTTCTTTGCTAGAGTTCTCAACGCAATTCCTACCATCCACTGGCTATCGCTGCCCGATGAGGTGGACCAATTTGGTGAGATGATGCGACTGCAGCTGGATTTGCGCATCGAGGCCGCAAACCTAAGCCTGTTCAGGAAGCACTTCCGCGACCGCTCGACCGCCTGGTTCCCCTTCCCCTACACCGAGTTCACAACGCGAAACGTCTTGGTGGAGGAATTTGCGCAGGGTATCCCACTAGCCGACTTTTTGGAGAatggcggcggcgttttCCAGCACGACATCGCCGCTGAGGGCCTCGACGCGTTCCTTCGCATGCTGTTGCTCGACAACTTTGTGCACGCCGACCTGCACCCCGGAAACATTATGGTGCGCTTCTATCAGGCCGCGCAGCCCGACCTGCCGCAAATGCCGCTCAAGCGCCGATCACAAAACGAAGGGCCGCCAAGCCAGCCACCGCAGAACTCAGAGTCACAAGTGGATGTGACTGAGCAGGTGCTCTCCCGACTGCGGCCACACAAGGGCCGCGAGAATAAGGCGGCGTGGGAGGAAGAGCTGCGCAAGATCGACGATGAAGGCTTCCGGCCGCAGCTCATCTTCATCGACACGGGTCTGGTGACGGAACTAAACGCGAAAAACCGACGCAACTTCCTGGACCTCTTCCGGGCCGTGGCGGAATTTGACGGGTACCGGGCCGGCGTGCTCATGTGCGAGCGGTGTCGGCAGCCGGACGCGGTGCTGGATAAGGAGGTGTTTGCGCTCAAGATGCAGAAGCTGGTGCTCGACGTCAAGTCGTCGACTTTAGCACTCGGAAACGTCAAGATCGGCGACATTCTGCAGAGCGTCTTGTCCATGGTCCGTACGCACCATGTCCGCGTCGAGGGCGACTTTGTCAACGTCGTCATTAGCATCCTGCTGCTGGAGGGCATCGGGAGAAGCCTCAACCCAGACTTGGACCTGCTGAGCAGCTCACTGCCCATTCTGCGCGAGCTCAGCGCCCAGAGCGGTGGGCAGATGCTCAAGCAGGGCGACCTGAGCATGATCAAGTTCTGGGTCGGCTTGGAGGCGAGGAGGTTCCTACAGGCGAGTATTGAAGAT GTCGAACGTTGCGTGAAATACGATCTCCTCTCACCCAATGTGTAA